Proteins co-encoded in one Schistocerca cancellata isolate TAMUIC-IGC-003103 chromosome 5, iqSchCanc2.1, whole genome shotgun sequence genomic window:
- the LOC126188744 gene encoding uncharacterized protein LOC126188744 encodes MASLGLHHNQQESGGKEMEARRWRQGDGGKETEARRRRQGDRGKETEARRRRQGDGGKETEARRRRQGDGGKETEARRRRQGDGGKETEARRPRQGDGGKETEARRPRQGDGGKEMEARRPRQGDGGKETEARRRRQGDRGKETEARRRRQGDGGKETEARRRRQGDGGKETEARRRRQGDRGKETEARRWRYTVEEGEERGGGVEEEEEEEEEEEKEMLTHKSDLFLVICV; translated from the exons ATGGCCTCTTTAGGTCTGCACCACAACCAACAGGAATCGGGAGGCAAGGAGATGGAGGCAAGGAGATGGAGGCAAGGAGATGGAGGCAAGGAGACTGAGGCAAGGAGACGGAGGCAAGGAGACCGAGGCAAGGAGACCGAGGCAAGGAGACGGAGGCAAGGAGACGGAGGCAAGGAGACCGAGGCAAGGAGACGGAGGCAAGGAGACGGAGGCAAGGAGACGGAGGCAAGGAGACGGAGGCAAGGAGACGGAGGCAAGGAGACGGAGGCAAGGAGACCAAGGCAAGGAGACGGAGGCAAGGAGACCGAGGCAAGGAGACCGAGGCAAGGAGACGGAGGCAAGGAGATGGAGGCAAGGAGACCGAGGCAAGGAGACGGAGGCAAGGAGACGGAGGCAAGGAGACGGAGGCAAGGAGACCGAGGCAAGGAGACGGAGGCAAGGAGACGGAGGCAAGGAGACGGAGGCAAGGAGACGGAGGCAAGGAGACGGAGGCAAGGAGACGGAGGCAAGGAGACGGAGGCAAGGAGACGGAGGCAAGGAGACCGAGGCAAGGAGACAGAGGCAAGGAGATGGAG GTACACagtagaagaaggagaagaaagaggaggaggagtagaagaagaagaagaagaagaagaagaagaagaaaaagaaatgttaaCACATAAAAGTGATCTGTTTTTAGTGATTTGTGTCTAA